In the genome of Luteolibacter arcticus, the window TCGAACCACCGCATGAACTCCTCATGCACCACCCGCAGCACGTCCGCCTCCGAGTGACAGCTCCCCAGCCGTGGAAGGATCGTCTCCGCCTCCGAGTCATACTCGTCCGTATTCACCCCGAAATTGATCTCGATGGGATCATGCCGGAACAACACACCTGAGACCGCCGCAAAGAGTTCCCCATACTCCACACGCATCCGCTTCCCCTCCGCGGTCAATCTCTCCCTATCAGTGCTCATGGAATGCTCCCCTGCCCGAAGCTAGACCTCCGCGCCCCTCCAGCGAAAGATCTTCCTCCGCGATCCCTCCGCGACCTCCGCGCCTCCGCGGTTCGTTCTCCCCACCCATCCCCGATGCCTCTTACTGATCACCACCGATCACCCGGCACTTCCCCTACTCCTCCTCTCTCCTTGGCGACCTTCGCGTCTTGGCGGTTCAATCACCCACTCAACCCCGACCTCCGCGCTCTCTCCGCGACCTCTGCGCCTCCACGGTTCTTTCCATCCCCATCCCCCATGCCTTTCACCGATCACTGATCACCGACCTGTCCTCCATAGCTTCAGCGAAGGGGGACCACCCGTCACTTCCCCCTTGCCTTTCCTATCGTCCCTTTCGTCGATTTCGTTGTCGATCCCTCTTCAACCCAAGCCGGCGCCGACGCCTCGCACCTTCCAAAACAGAACTCGCCAAAACCCCCGCCATCCTCCATCTATCTCCCGAATTTTCCCCTCCAAAATCCCCCATGAAGCACACCCTGCTCATCCTCCTCCTCACCGCCCTCCCCTCCCTCGCCCGCCTCGGCGAAACCAAGGCCGACTGCGAAGCCCGCTACGGCAAGCCCGTCCGCACCACCGCCAGTGGCAAGCCCGTCTATCTCAAGGGAGGCCTCGAAATCGCCATCCTCTTTTGGAAGGACAAGGCCGCCATCCTCTACATCGCCAAGCCCACGCCCGGAGCTCCGGATCTCGACAACTCGAATTGGGAGGCGGAAAAACGTGCCTCCCTTTCCCAAGCCGAAATGGATGTCCTTCTCAAGGCGAGCAGCGGCACATCCGAATGGAAACGGCAGTCGGAGGAGGATAATCCCTTCCAGGATCTTGCTTGGAAACGCTCCGACAGCAAAGCTGATGCGTCCTACTACGACAAGAGGTTGATACTTTCCGACACCGACGCCGAAGCAGAGATGGAGAAAGAGACGGAAAGACAAGAAGCCGAGAAACTCAAGGACTTCGGCGGCTTCGGCGAGACCAGGGCCCAGTGCGACAAGCGCTATGGAAAGCCCATCGAAGTAGATGGAGATCAGGCCGACTACAAGAAAGACGGGATCCTGATCCTGGTCACCTTCTGGAAGGGCAAGGCAGCGAGACTCATCTTCATCCCGAAACCTCCCGATTCAGAGCCTGAAGGCAAAGGCTTCTTCTTGGCACACGAACGAGATGCCATCCTGAAAGCCAATGGTGAAGGCTCTCAGTGGAAGGAAGATGAGGACGATGAAGATCTCAACAGGATCGCGTGGTTTCGCGCCGACGGCAAGGCCTTCGCTCTCTACCACAGTGACGACGACAACCTGATCATCGCCTCCGAGGAACATACCGACCATCAGAGGCAACAAGACGAGAAGGAAGAAGCCAAGAAGCTCGATGGCTTCTAACACCCCTCTCCCGCCATCGTCCCCGGCGGATCACCACCTCTCCGGGCACCCCATGCCCAGCCGCCCCATCCACCGTTGGAAGTCCTTTTGGCTTGGAATCCTCATCCTCCTATTTCTCGGCTGGGCTTGGCACCGCTCTTATGGCGATTTTGATCAAATTGGATTCATGGCGGCGAATGCCTCTTGGACCGTCTTGAGCACTGATTCGACCGTGACTCTCGCCCTGATGTACCCCGCCGGTTTCGATTGGAGCTACATACCGCGATCCCCTTCACTGCCAATCGAGTTCAAGACCTTCAAGCAACCTGGCTTCGCGGTTCGCATCTGCCACCTCGCCCACTGGTTCCTCATCCTCCTCTTCCTCATCCCATGGACCGCCTACCTCACCTGGCGACACCAGCGCATGAAACGCCAAGCCCCTGGGACCGCGGAACCGTAGCGCAGCGGAGGTAGTCGGCCTGATTCAAATCTCCAACGGAGCCGACAAGCTCCGGCCCGCAGCAGCACCCGACACCCCTCGCCCACCTCTCCAAGTCCGCATCGCCACCCACCTCCCCATCCCCGCGCAGCGGCACTCCGATTGGTGATTGGAAGATTGATGATTGATGATTTCTTCTTCCCCAATGCCCCCGCGCCCCTTCTACCGCTGGAAGTCCTTCTGGCTCGGCGTCATGTGGCTCGCCTTTCTCTGCTGGTCCGGATGGCGATCCAGTCTCGGCACCTCGAGCATTTGGTGGTCGGGATCTCGCGACGTGCTGCTTCTCTGCGACGATGGTGGATTCCTGGAGGTCAGCTTGATTGAGGAGCTCGGACACGGTGCCGGACTTCAAATCCAAAGCGCCTCACCCGGCCCGGCTGCGGAAGGAGAACTCTTTACCCGGCCCGTCCAAGTCCGACGGCTTGCCGACCACCACTTTCCCAAGCTTTCCTTCTCGGTCGCCTACTGGTTCCTCACCCTCCTCTTCCTCATTCCATGGCTGGGCTTCCTCGCCTGGCGATACCAGCGAATGAACCGCCATGCCCCTGGGACCGCGGCGCCTCCGGCCCGCCGCAGCACCTGACCGCTCCGCTTCCCCTTCATCCCCGCACTTTCACTACAGCCTGACCCATCACCGCGGCGCAGCCGCCCTCGGACTGCTGCGGTCATCCGCAGCTCTCGAATGCAGGACAATGCCCGCTACTCTCCAAGGTCCGCGGCGATCCCGAAAGCTCCCTTCACTCCACCAGACCAGGGCAGCCCACCTCACCCTTCAGTCAAACGCAGCGAACAACCGCATCAGTCCAAGCTCGCCTGCCCCGCGATCATCTGGCTCGCCCCGATCGCAAAGTCCGTCCATCCCGTCATCCGCACCAGTCCACCGCTTTCCATCGCTCACTGGCACCCACACCCCGCATCCACCATCCAGCCCCTTTCCTTGACGACCTTGGCGTCTTGGCGGTTCCCTCACCCACCCATCCCCGGCCTCCGCGCTCTCTCCGCGACCTCCGTGCCTCCGCGGTTCGTTCCCCGCACCAGTCCGACGCAATTCATCCACCATCCCCCGCCTTTCCTTGGCGACCTTCGCGTCTTGGCGGTTCAATCACCCGCCCATCCCCGATGCCTTACACTGATCACTGATCACTGATCACTGATCACCGATCACCGATCACCGATCACCCGGCACATTCCCCGCCATCCGCCAAGCACACCCGCCCGCCCCGCACCCTCGCTGCAGCTTGTCCACCCGCCCCTGCAGCCGCTCGATCTGCTTGGTCAGCACATCGATCTGCCGGTTCATCATGCTATAGATCAGTTTCGCCAGCACCGTCACCACCGTCGCCAGCGAACCCACGATCCCCAGCACCCACACGATCGGCAGCTCCACATTCGCCGCCGTCTCAAGCGCATTGGCCAAAGCATTCATCAGTTTCAAAGCGATCGAATTGAATTCTCCAGGACCAGGATGGATAGGATGGATAGGATCAAAAAGACCTTCGAACCCAGACCGACGAACTCACCCCCATCACCGCCAATTTGCCTTTATCTGCGTCAATCTGCGCAATCTGCGGTTAAATGATTCCCGCCACTTCCACGCGCCTCCAAGACCAAAGGCATCAACCACAGATCACGCAGATGGACACAGATTAAGAAGAATAGCCGTTTCCTCTTGAGGTCCCATTGATGGCGCGATTCCGGAGTTCCTCCGCACTTCCCCAGCATTTCCATCCATCCCATCCATCCTATACATCCTAGTCCAACCTCCACAAACCCCGCATCCGGGTCCCTCCTCCAAGCCGGAAAAATCCCGCGCTCCCAATCGATCCACTTTCATTCCCCACACACTTCGATTGGTGATTGGAAGATTGGTGATTGGTGATTGGTGATTTGCCTTTCACCGCGTCGCCTGGAAGTGCATCGCATCCCGCCCCCAGAAGCCCCCCGCACTCAGCCAGCCCTCCCGCGCAAACGCCTCCATCACCTCGAACGCCATGTCCGCCGCCAGCGGCCAATGCATCCGGTTCCCATTCGTATCCGGCGCCAGATCGATCGCCGCCCCGCGCGCATGCAGCGATGGCGTCGTCCCCCCACGCATAGGCCGGTGATTGAAGACCCCCGCGAACTCCCCCAGCACCTCCGCATGCGTCCGCGCCAGCGCATCCAGCACCCGCTCCAGACTCTCCGCACAACGCCCATTCACCCGCGTCCGCGTCACCGGCACCCCATCGTATCGCGTGCACCCCGGCAGCCCGATCATCACCAGCCGCGACTCATCCCCCGCCGCCCCATAGAAGCGCGTCAGCGACGCCTGATCCGTCCCCGGCCATCTGTTAGACGACGAGTCCATCAGTCGCTGCAAGTAAAGCTGGCAAGCGAAGATCGACTTCGGCCCCCAGAACCCATCCACCGTCGTCCCCACCTTCGATTGAATCGCCTTGATCCGGTCCGCATTCATGATGATCCGATCACGTTTCTGTTAGATTCCGCATTGAGCATGTAGCTGGGACATCTTGCCCCAGTCCGTTCAAGGGGCGTCCCGCCCCTTTGCCTTGGTTTCTCCACCCCGAAGCTCAAGGACCCTCGGCTCCGAAGATCTTTTTCAGACAGCTTCTTGGATCCGCCCCACCCAAAGTGAGGCGAGAGTCCACGGCTTCGTTCCCATTCACCACAGAGCCACAGAGAAAAGGCAGGAGACCACAGAGGTGGAATCAAACGGGCATCTGTATTCATTCATGACTCTTCTCCCTTGCCTTTCCCTGTGATCTCCCGCCTTCCCTCTGCGCCTCCGTGGTAGCCAGGCCCGAAGCCCTCGGGAAGAGCCCGCACCCCTCACTGGGAACGCGGGATTCATCCCACCTGGATAGCCCGGCGAACCCACCCTCCCAGCCCGACACACCCCGCGCCGCCTCCACCAGACCCACCCTCACTCCCCACACACTTCGATTGGTGATTGGAAGATTGGTGATTGGTGATTCGCTTCCGCTATTTCCCCGCGCCCCCACCAGACCCACCCTCCTTCCCCCACCCACTTCGATTGGTGATTGGAAGATTGATGATTGGTGATTTGCCGCCGCTATTTCCCCTTCCCCACCACCACCGGCTCCCTCGGCGGCGGAATGCTCCCCATCACGCTGAACTTCCCATCCGGCGTTAGCGAAAAGCTCAGCCCCTCACAAGACACCGAGCACGACGCCACGGCCACCGCCGCAGCAGACAACATCAAGGTCCGAACACTCCATCCCGGATTCAGTTTCAGTTTCATCTTCATAGTGTCGAAAAGTAATCTGTTAGACCTCCGGCTCATCCAGCTTCCCCAGCGAATCGCCGAAAGCCTTCACCACATGCACCACCAGCGCGGCGAAGGTCGGCACCCCCGCCACCCACACCGCCCAGCCATCCGGCAACAGCGGCGCCACCCCCTTCAGATCCAGGATCGCCAGCGACTCCCCCAGCGCCGCCGCCGCCGCCAGCCAATTGCGAAGCTTCTTCATGTTCATGATCCGATTCCTTGGCGACCGGTGCCCCGTCCACTCCTCGATGGCATGCAGCACGTCAGTCATTTGCCGCCATCCTGCCCTCCCCCCGTTCCCCACGCTATCCGATCGAGTGGCCCCCCATGCCCACGCCCGTAAGGAGCATCGACCTTACTGTCGCTGTGCACTGCAACCGATGCCCCGCCACGACCTCCAATCCTACGCCACCTCTGCGCCCCCTGCGGTTAGTTCCACCCACCACCCAACCATCCCCTCTTCAATCTGCGTCAATCTGTGTAATCTGCGGTTGAAATTCTCCAGCCACTTCCACGCCGCCTTGAATCGAAAGTCATCAACCACAGATAACGCAGATGAACACAGATGAAGAAGGTTGGCCAACTGCAGTTGGACCCCAGAATAGCCAAGGTATTTGAGAAAGACCCCGCTGCTCTTCACCGCTTGAGTGCCCCCACTGGGACCGCAGGCCTCTGGCCCGCCTGGACAGACCACCATCCATCATCCCCTCTTCAATCTGCGTCAATCTGTGTAATCCGCGGTTGAAATTCTCCGGCCACTTCGAGGCCGCCTTGAATCGAAATGCATCAACCACAGATAACGCAGATGAACACAGATAAAGAAGATTGGCCAACTGCAGTTGGACCCCCGAAATGCCCAAGGTATTTGAGAAAGACCCCGCTGCTCTTCACCGCTTGAATGCCCCCCTGGGACCGCAGGCCTCTGGCCCGCCTGGACAGACCACCATCCACCATCCATCATCCCTTCTTCAATCTGCGTCAATCTGTGTAATCCGCGGTTGAAATTCTCTAGCCACTTCGAGGCCGCCTTGAATCGAAATGCATCAACCACAGATAACGCAGATCAACACAGATGAAGAAGATTGGCCAACTGCAGTTGGACCCCAGAATCACTACGGCATTTGAGAAGGACCGCGCTGCCTTCCACCGCTCTCCGCCACCGTCCTTCTTGGCGCACTTGGCGTCTTGGCGGTTCAATCACCCACCCATCCCCGACCTCCGCGCGCTCTCTGTGACCTCTGCGCCTCCGCGGTTCGTTCCCGCCCATCCCCGATGCCTTTCACCGATCACCGATCACTGATCACCGATCACCCGGCACAATGTCTTCCCTTGGCGCACTTCGCGTCTTGGCGGTTAAACACCCACCCATCCCCGACCTCCGCGCTCTCTCTGCGACCTCCGCGCCTCCGCGGTTCGTTCCCTCCCCATCCCCGATGCCTTTCACCGATCACTGATCACTGATCACCCGGCACTTCCCCCGGCCCCACCTGTCACCTCTGTTAGAACCTCACCACCCCCATCGCAAACTCCGACTCCCCCCCAAGCACCTCCCTCACATCCCCCACCGCCCCTGTTAGATGGCTCCCCACCATGATCGCCCCCAGCAACGCATCCGCCCGGTCCGGCGAAGCCACCCCGCGCTTCCGCATATCCTCCTTGCTCTCGATCCGCTTCTTCCCGTTCGCCGCATAGCCCAGGTAACGCGTCGTCATCTGCCGGAAGACCTCCGCATCCAGCTCCCCCACATGCACGCTCCCGCGCTCGATCTTCCGAACCCCCTGCAGCCACACCTCCGAAATCAGGTTCGCATAGTTCACCCCATCGCACGCCGCCTGCCCCCCATGGAATTCATGAATGGGAAACCCCTCATCGCGGAAAATATCCA includes:
- a CDS encoding M15 family metallopeptidase, yielding MNADRIKAIQSKVGTTVDGFWGPKSIFACQLYLQRLMDSSSNRWPGTDQASLTRFYGAAGDESRLVMIGLPGCTRYDGVPVTRTRVNGRCAESLERVLDALARTHAEVLGEFAGVFNHRPMRGGTTPSLHARGAAIDLAPDTNGNRMHWPLAADMAFEVMEAFAREGWLSAGGFWGRDAMHFQATR